One Pseudomonas sp. FP1742 genomic window carries:
- a CDS encoding homoserine dehydrogenase: MTEYKIALVGFGGVNRGFAQLVADRNAEWKEALGFTIKIVGVTDLFLGSIVAKDGLDAKQLVALPVEKGAFAQLPGGNAEAFNETVIKHSGADIIAEATFTNPVDGEPATTFCRWALESGIHVVTTNKGPIALHGAELKALARRNQVAFEYEGAVMSGTPVIRLARQALAGANVQGFEGILNGTSNYVLTRMKDGLAFNDAVVQAQQLGYAEADPTADVEGFDVRLKVVILANELLNARLNVSDVACSGISNISAQDIAQASANGASWKLIGSADRAADGSVRASVEARLLSNSHPLAGISGATNAVSFKTELLGAVTVSGPGAGRIETAFALLSDIVAIHTAHGK, from the coding sequence ATGACTGAGTACAAAATTGCCTTGGTAGGGTTTGGTGGCGTGAACCGTGGCTTCGCCCAATTGGTCGCCGATCGTAATGCCGAGTGGAAAGAGGCCCTTGGCTTCACCATTAAAATTGTCGGGGTCACCGATCTGTTCCTCGGCTCAATCGTTGCCAAAGACGGTCTGGATGCAAAGCAGTTGGTGGCGCTGCCGGTTGAGAAGGGCGCATTCGCTCAACTGCCCGGCGGCAATGCCGAGGCCTTCAACGAAACCGTGATCAAGCATTCCGGTGCAGACATCATCGCTGAAGCCACTTTCACCAATCCGGTGGATGGCGAGCCCGCCACTACCTTTTGCCGCTGGGCCTTGGAAAGCGGCATTCATGTAGTGACCACCAATAAGGGGCCTATTGCGCTGCACGGTGCCGAGCTCAAGGCGTTGGCCCGTCGCAACCAGGTCGCCTTCGAATACGAGGGGGCGGTGATGAGTGGCACCCCCGTGATTCGTCTGGCCCGGCAGGCCCTGGCGGGTGCCAACGTGCAAGGCTTCGAAGGCATCCTGAACGGCACTTCCAACTACGTGCTCACCCGGATGAAAGACGGCCTGGCGTTCAACGATGCCGTCGTACAAGCGCAACAACTCGGCTACGCCGAGGCAGATCCTACCGCCGATGTGGAAGGGTTTGACGTACGCCTCAAGGTGGTGATCCTGGCCAACGAACTGCTCAACGCACGACTGAATGTCAGCGATGTAGCGTGCTCGGGTATCAGCAATATCAGCGCACAAGATATTGCCCAGGCAAGTGCCAATGGCGCGAGCTGGAAACTGATTGGCTCAGCCGATCGTGCAGCAGATGGCTCGGTTCGAGCGAGTGTGGAAGCTCGCTTACTGTCGAACTCACATCCTCTTGCCGGAATCAGCGGTGCTACGAATGCAGTGTCATTCAAGACCGAACTGCTGGGAGCTGTCACAGTGTCCGGGCCTGGGGCAGGGCGCATCGAAACAGCCTTCGCATTGCTGTCGGACATCGTCGCCATCCACACCGCCCACGGCAAATAA
- a CDS encoding aldehyde dehydrogenase family protein — protein sequence MSVSSMASIQLVNAKQIDVFSPFDGRLVGSVPCLDAAAVPGLLERARIGVRESAAMPRHLRARILEEAARRVELEAEAFAKLIVAEAGKTLRQAEKEVKRCVNTLKLSAQEARRNAGEVIPFEAYEGSESRQGWFTREPLGLIVAITPYNDPLNLVAHKLGPAIAGGNAVILKPSELAPLSALKLVECLVEAGLPPSVVTPATGGVDLGKALVEVREVRMISFTGGFATGEAIARSAGLKKLAMDLGGNAPVLVLEDCDIEPTVESCVSGAFWAAGQNCIGTQRILVHRSIYEDFRERFVSQTRALVVGDPDQRATDVGPMITEQAARRTEQLVNEALAEGAVLLCGHHREVGSYAPTVLERVSHNSRIWQQEVFAPVVILEPFDQLDDAVALANAPEYSLHAGLFTRDLSKALKLARLIQAGGVMINDSSDYRFDAMPFGGFKYGSLGREGVRFAYEDMTQPKVVCINEMG from the coding sequence ATGAGCGTATCCAGCATGGCCAGTATCCAGCTTGTTAATGCCAAACAGATTGATGTGTTCAGTCCATTCGATGGTCGCCTGGTGGGAAGCGTCCCTTGCCTCGATGCCGCCGCCGTTCCTGGCTTGCTGGAGCGTGCGCGAATTGGCGTGCGTGAGAGTGCAGCAATGCCTCGTCACCTGCGTGCGCGCATCCTTGAGGAGGCGGCCCGGCGTGTAGAGCTTGAGGCTGAAGCGTTTGCCAAACTCATTGTTGCAGAGGCGGGGAAGACGCTGCGACAAGCAGAGAAGGAAGTAAAACGTTGTGTGAATACGCTGAAGCTATCGGCGCAAGAGGCTCGTCGTAACGCCGGGGAAGTGATTCCATTTGAGGCATATGAAGGCTCCGAATCGCGCCAGGGCTGGTTCACTCGAGAACCGTTGGGGCTTATCGTCGCGATCACTCCCTACAACGATCCGCTGAACCTGGTTGCCCATAAACTTGGCCCGGCCATCGCCGGTGGTAATGCTGTGATCCTGAAGCCCTCAGAGCTCGCACCGTTGTCTGCTCTCAAGCTGGTTGAGTGCCTGGTGGAAGCGGGTCTGCCTCCGTCTGTGGTAACCCCGGCGACCGGTGGCGTCGATCTGGGTAAAGCATTGGTGGAGGTTCGTGAAGTTCGGATGATTTCCTTTACGGGCGGTTTTGCCACGGGTGAGGCCATTGCTCGTAGTGCAGGGTTGAAGAAGCTAGCGATGGATCTGGGAGGAAATGCCCCGGTTCTCGTGCTTGAAGATTGCGATATCGAACCGACCGTGGAGTCCTGCGTGTCTGGCGCCTTTTGGGCAGCAGGGCAGAATTGCATCGGCACTCAACGCATCCTTGTACATCGTTCAATTTATGAGGACTTCCGTGAGCGTTTTGTCAGCCAAACGCGTGCCTTGGTAGTGGGTGATCCTGACCAGCGAGCAACGGATGTAGGCCCGATGATTACGGAACAGGCGGCCCGTCGTACCGAACAATTGGTCAATGAAGCGCTGGCCGAGGGGGCCGTTCTTCTGTGTGGGCACCATCGCGAAGTGGGCAGCTATGCACCGACCGTGCTGGAGCGTGTAAGCCATAACAGTCGGATCTGGCAGCAGGAAGTCTTCGCGCCGGTTGTCATCCTGGAGCCTTTTGACCAGTTGGATGATGCTGTTGCTCTGGCCAACGCTCCGGAGTACAGCTTACATGCGGGACTCTTCACACGTGATCTTTCCAAGGCCTTGAAATTGGCGCGGCTAATTCAAGCCGGTGGCGTGATGATCAATGACTCTTCCGATTATCGTTTTGATGCCATGCCTTTCGGTGGCTTCAAGTACGGAAGTCTGGGGCGAGAAGGTGTCCGGTTTGCCTATGAGGACATGACGCAGCCTAAAGTGGTCTGCATCAATGAAATGGGTTGA
- a CDS encoding Lrp/AsnC family transcriptional regulator: MKRILDPLDERILAELTANARIAHIELGAKINLSRNAVRQRIERLERDGAIQGYTILLGESRRPTSLISAVIFVYRYDRMRGEEVLAALRSIPEVVQCEVLSGEFDLMLRVNAATPERVHLVWKEIAAMPGVENTVTSFVLSAVF, translated from the coding sequence ATGAAGCGCATTCTAGATCCGTTGGACGAACGCATACTGGCCGAACTTACCGCCAATGCGCGAATAGCCCATATCGAACTGGGTGCCAAGATCAACTTGTCACGCAATGCGGTGCGCCAGCGCATCGAGCGTCTTGAGCGCGACGGTGCGATCCAGGGCTATACGATACTTCTCGGCGAGTCGCGGCGGCCTACGTCGCTTATCAGCGCGGTGATCTTTGTCTACCGCTACGACCGCATGCGTGGCGAAGAAGTACTGGCTGCGCTGCGCTCCATTCCCGAAGTCGTGCAATGTGAAGTACTCAGTGGTGAGTTCGATTTAATGCTGCGTGTGAATGCCGCCACACCTGAACGAGTCCATCTCGTGTGGAAGGAAATCGCGGCCATGCCAGGGGTGGAAAACACCGTGACATCGTTCGTCCTTTCTGCGGTGTTTTGA
- a CDS encoding LysR substrate-binding domain-containing protein: protein MSQKSLPPLNWLRAFEVSARCLNFTHAAEELHLTQGAVSQQIRQLESHLGVALFKRLPRGLGLTEEGQSYLPVVQDAISRLAVGTNEIFGQRNRRHLKVRGSLSFLHYWLAPRLADFCREYPQIDIRYISNIWVKEPDGEDDLEIRWGCGEWSGLHAQRLTWDILQPVCSPTLMASSPIHEPRDLMNHSLLHVLGYEEGWGYWLKRVGADDFDYSRGLQFDTLISTIRMAELGQGVALARSSVVEDLLKNGQLVAPFNYRIEASESFYLVHEQNEVLSPDAAHFSTWLVAQAHRLL from the coding sequence ATGAGTCAAAAGTCACTACCACCCTTGAACTGGTTGAGGGCATTCGAAGTATCGGCGCGTTGTTTAAATTTTACCCACGCGGCGGAAGAACTCCATTTGACTCAAGGGGCCGTGAGTCAGCAGATCCGTCAGTTAGAAAGTCACCTCGGTGTGGCGCTGTTCAAGCGCTTACCTCGAGGGCTTGGCTTGACCGAGGAAGGGCAGTCGTACCTGCCTGTCGTACAAGACGCGATCAGTCGCCTTGCAGTCGGCACAAACGAGATTTTCGGCCAGCGCAATCGAAGACATTTGAAGGTGCGTGGCAGCCTTTCCTTTCTTCACTATTGGTTGGCCCCCCGACTCGCAGATTTTTGTCGGGAGTATCCCCAGATTGATATTCGATATATCAGCAATATTTGGGTGAAAGAACCGGACGGCGAAGATGACCTGGAGATTCGCTGGGGATGCGGTGAGTGGTCGGGCTTGCACGCTCAGCGATTGACTTGGGACATCCTTCAGCCTGTTTGCTCCCCAACGCTCATGGCCAGTTCACCCATACATGAGCCTCGCGATTTGATGAACCATTCACTGCTTCACGTGTTGGGGTACGAAGAAGGTTGGGGTTACTGGTTGAAGCGAGTTGGAGCAGACGACTTCGACTACTCCCGTGGCCTTCAGTTTGACACGCTGATTTCCACGATCCGCATGGCCGAATTGGGGCAGGGCGTTGCGCTGGCACGGTCTTCCGTGGTCGAGGATTTGCTTAAGAACGGGCAATTGGTTGCGCCATTCAATTACCGAATCGAGGCAAGCGAATCCTTTTATCTGGTACACGAACAGAACGAAGTGCTATCGCCTGATGCCGCACATTTTTCTACCTGGCTGGTGGCGCAAGCCCATCGCCTTTTGTAA
- the thrC gene encoding threonine synthase → MDYVSTRGGDMRADFRSVVLSGLAENGGLYVPASLPVFTEKQIAGWSWLPFDELVWRVISPFVGSSIDESTLRALLSDSYQQFKHRAITPLEQIGHNEWILQLFHGPTGSSKDFAAQLQSRLVEHFLEEVGKEALVVGATNGDTGVAALEAFANCPAARMAILYPRDGLAPEQLSALQAADPQRVQLFPVDGNFDDCQTLVSRLLREWPLDGVLPVCFNSTNWIGVLAQIVFYFHAALQLGGGSRPVGFSVPAASSAEIYAGYIAQKMGLPINQVIISTNSNDALHQFFHCNRYSTRMTNRTVSPAMDFSLFSNLERFIWEIYEHDGCSTKTLMEHFESCGEMSIGNQQWLRARVLFDSYAVHESQVRDEVVELFRETGSAIDPHTAVGVLAGRLHRRSLGAPMVTFGQIAPAKSAALLAELGVWQASVPSTVEVRAQPPYLAKGDLDGLCQALRLVQSRLS, encoded by the coding sequence ATGGATTATGTAAGCACTCGCGGCGGTGACATGCGTGCTGATTTTCGCAGTGTGGTTCTGTCGGGGCTCGCCGAAAATGGTGGTCTCTATGTCCCAGCCAGTTTGCCTGTCTTTACCGAGAAACAGATTGCCGGCTGGTCGTGGCTGCCGTTTGATGAGTTGGTTTGGCGAGTGATTTCGCCTTTTGTCGGCTCTTCCATAGACGAAAGCACCCTGCGTGCCTTGCTCAGTGACAGCTATCAACAATTCAAGCACCGCGCTATTACGCCGCTTGAGCAAATCGGGCACAACGAGTGGATACTCCAGCTGTTTCATGGCCCGACCGGTTCTTCCAAGGATTTCGCCGCGCAATTGCAGTCGCGCCTGGTTGAGCATTTTCTGGAAGAGGTCGGTAAAGAAGCGTTGGTGGTCGGTGCAACTAACGGTGATACCGGCGTCGCGGCGCTTGAAGCCTTTGCTAACTGCCCGGCCGCCCGCATGGCGATACTGTATCCGCGCGACGGGCTTGCACCTGAGCAACTCAGTGCCTTGCAGGCAGCCGACCCGCAGCGGGTTCAGCTGTTTCCGGTTGACGGTAATTTCGATGATTGCCAGACGCTGGTCTCCCGACTCTTGCGTGAGTGGCCGTTGGATGGAGTGTTGCCGGTCTGTTTCAACTCGACCAATTGGATCGGCGTCCTGGCCCAGATCGTTTTTTACTTCCACGCAGCCTTGCAACTGGGCGGTGGCTCGCGTCCCGTTGGCTTTAGCGTTCCAGCTGCCAGCTCGGCCGAAATCTACGCTGGTTACATTGCCCAGAAAATGGGATTACCGATCAATCAGGTGATCATTTCCACCAACAGCAATGATGCCCTGCACCAGTTTTTTCATTGCAATCGCTACTCCACCCGGATGACTAATCGAACAGTGTCGCCGGCGATGGACTTCTCGTTGTTTTCCAACCTGGAGCGGTTTATCTGGGAGATTTACGAGCACGATGGCTGCTCAACAAAAACACTGATGGAGCATTTTGAAAGTTGCGGAGAAATGAGCATCGGTAACCAGCAATGGCTACGTGCTCGAGTACTCTTCGATTCCTATGCCGTACACGAATCCCAGGTGCGCGATGAAGTAGTCGAACTGTTCCGAGAGACAGGCTCGGCCATCGATCCTCACACCGCTGTCGGTGTACTGGCCGGCAGGCTTCATCGACGCAGCCTGGGCGCGCCGATGGTCACCTTCGGGCAAATTGCGCCGGCCAAGTCAGCGGCGCTGTTGGCCGAACTGGGCGTCTGGCAAGCAAGCGTTCCGAGCACTGTCGAGGTGCGCGCGCAACCACCGTACCTGGCCAAGGGCGATCTGGACGGTCTGTGCCAAGCTCTTCGCCTGGTGCAGTCGAGGCTTTCATGA